The genome window ATATGGCTCTGCTCTCCACTTGGGCCCGAGCCAAGCTGAGCAGTAACACTGATGCTGTTAAAGAAATATGAAACAGCCTTAAAGTAGCACAATAACCAGGGCAAGGAAGCAGGACGGTTCACGGTAAATGTTTTTAGATTATGGAGGACTAAAGTACAATGTCTCTCATCCAGATAGGCTGTTCTTATCATTGCTCTTTTGCTAACAAAACTGACAGGCAAGATGAGATCTTTTTATGCTGTATTGCATCtgtgaatatttcttttttagcaACCTTTAAGCCATCAACTGGTACTTACACGGTAGTTTTTCAGAGATCCTGCCTATGCTTTGTAAAAAGATTTCATTCTACAATGCTAACACATGTTCTACAGATACGTAAAAGCATCCAGAACAGTGAAGATGGCAGTTTTTAATAAAACTGTATGTCTTTATGTTATGATTTGAATGTAAAATGACTGCCACAGGCTCATATATGTGAGAACTTGATTCCCAACTAGTgatgctgtttgggaaggtgacAAGGTGACAGAACTTTAAGAACAGAGCCTAGATGGAGGAACTAAGTTACCAGGCCTTGAAGCCGTATGACAAAGCCCACTTCCCGCTGATATTCTCTACTTCTTGAACGTGGGTGTGATGTGAGCAGCCAGGCTCCTGCATGCTGCTGTGTCTTCCCTACCGTGACTGACTATATTCCTTCTGGAACTGTAGGCAAAAACAAACTATtttcccttaagctgcttttgtcaagagtatttttattacatcaacagaaaagaaaccaggAAGACACTGTGTGAGTGGTGTAGGGCACTTCTAGGCGCCATAAGGTTGTTGGGCAAAAATCCAAATACCAGAGCTGGACAACCTCTCAACGAACTGTCAGCCAGGGAGGCCCTAAGGCCCCACAAAACTACAAGGCTATGCCACTGCTCTTGGCTGCATGCCAGAACTAGTTAGAGTCCATACTGCTGAGGAAAATACATGCTCTGGCTACAGGACATGGAGATATCAAGTGTCATTAATTGGCTCCTTTCCTAATGGCTGGTTGTCATAGTGCTAGAAGGTACTTTGTGGGCTGCTAGAGGAAGAACTGTCACCAGCAATCTGGTTGACTATGGATCCTGTGTACTACAGTAGTACCATGCCAAAGAAAATGTGTGCCTACTGGTACAACAGTGGCATGACTATTATGGGTACAACCTATTGCTTTACAACTGGATTTAAGTCCCAGTCTACTGGACAAAACTCACCAGTGCTGTAAACCAGACAAAACCCCAAGCAAGGAACAAGCCCCGGAAGAAAGGGCACTGCTACTGTTTTCTTAAATGAATGTAGCTTGCCtgttaaaatgctttttaaacattCATAGATTACTGTTGCTATCAGCTTCAGTAAGCTATGGAGGGCATTTCTTTTTTTGCAATAGGGAGTATACTATAGAGACTCAAAGCCTCCGGCTGTGTGTGGTACACACTTTAggtactcagaggcagaggcaaggatctttgtgagtttgaggccagtctggtctgcatagtgagtctCAGGACAGCGAAGGCCTGGacttcatgcatgccaggcaaataCTCTCCCAGTGAGCTATACCCACAGCCCTAACTTATTAAAATTTTTGAATACCGGGATTAGTAGTATTTTGAAGAACTTAGCATAATTATAAGCtagtcatttatattttatttggtaAAGGAGataagatttaaagaaaaaaattaagagcaACTAAGTTTAAATATTAGTCTGATAACAGAGAACACTCAAGAACTGTTATACATCCAGGTTCTTCTGATGTGCCTGTCAAATGATAATTCTCTGTATGAATAATATGCcccaaatgtaaaataaaaactatttgtaGAAATTCTTTTTGCCCAGTGAAACCTCTAAATTAGATTTTGAAGCTAAATATCAGACTATGTTTGTCTGCATAATCTTTCTCCTGTTTCTAGACACACTTGAAATTTGGGGAGCAACATGATCATAAAACATGAATGACAAGTAGCCATGACCAAcagataaataattttttaactgAAATACTCATGAGAGACCATAAAGAAATGACAGAATGCCCATCCCGACTTACTACCAAAAGCAGACTTACCTCGTGGGCTAGCATTTTGTAGAGCTCCTCTCTAGTTACAgaaattctttctctgtctgtgctgtccACAACAACAATTACAAACTAAAATGATtaccaaaaaaatcattagtgaCTTACAGAATTTGGTATCTGAAAAGTCATAAGGTACTTATTTAATTATATGACACTAATATCAAGACGTTACAATCTACTATATGGTAGAGAACCAGGGCTGCTTAGCAGACTCACTGTAAAGCCTAAGACTCATTCTAACTCAAACTCATTTACCaattttttaaggaaaacaaaagaagagagtATGATGCAAACACTCTAATCAAAatagaatacttttttttctttttaaaattactatatGAACTATATAAATACTATGTCCCTATACAGGGTCTATATCCCTTTATTTACCCATCATACAAtttcaaacaaaactaaaacaaagaaactccataaaaaacaaacaaacaaacaaacaaacagacaaacacttaaGGTTCTAAGTTTAAGTTGCTCCCAGACAAGTATTACTAATTAATAACTTTTGAAACCCAGAAGCATATATGAATTAGGATAATGTGAGAGATAAAGAAATTAACAAATTGGAAATATCAATTGGCATCTAAAAACAAGTGCTTCCTTATGCCCAGGACACCTGCTACCTGCAAGCACAGCTCTGCACTGAACAAATGATGAGATGATGGTGCTTATGGAGAAGAACCCACCACACCCCAAACTCCAAGGGCACCAATGGCAAGAAGGACACAGTAAACGTGTGGTCACTTACGATGCTCATTACCTATtactaaaacatatttttaaattatattatttaggACTAGGTAATAATTTCCAAATAGAACACTGTGGTTTTTAGtcttttctgttcttcagttttcACCAACTGTAAGATTTCATACTTACTGGCAGAGACTATTACTGTGATGCTCATTCTATTAGATGGTATTATAATAAAACTTTTCCAAGGCCGACACAAGTGAATACCTGCAGCATTATATATGGGGCACTGCATACACCTTTATAAGCCACACATATAAGTCCTCCAAACATCTGAGGAAAAGTTAATGGAGTAGTGGGGCCAGGCCATGAGAGACAATTGGTGGTATCATTAATGATTTAAATATCAGCTTTACATAAGTACATATTTTTAAAGCCTTATAATACACACTATAAGAACAACTGGTGCAACTTTTCAATTTATAGGCGTAGGCAATGAACGTAAATGTCACAGGTTTGAAATTTTTTCTTGGAACACAACATGTAAATAAAACCATATGATTATGTCTAAAATGCTTATAATTAAAGGATTTAATTGCAATTGCACTGTATAAAAGACAATACACAGCAAAAACTGGCGAGGACTCAAACCACAGAAGAGCCCTTCCACTTGGCCAGGATTTCTCCACCTTAGCCACATATAAATAGCAAGAAGGAAAAACAATCAGAAATCATGAAATGCCagtcattttaaaataactgCTGGATCAAATACCCCAAGCAACTGATCAACCACCAATTCTCCTTACAGAGACTGAATGGTGCATATAAAGTCAAAGATTTAAAACAAGGAATGGAAGACTCTACTATGCTTGCACTCTAAAATCAAACTGCTGTCCTATTTGTAAAGGACTGTAGGGATTCAAATCTGAATGCTTCTCAAGGACTCAGAATGCTCACATGAGCATCGGCATTAAGAATGTTACCTCTGTGTTGGTATAGTAAGTATTCCAGGAAGAACGCAGGGATTCTTGGCCGCCAATATCCCACATCAGGAAACGTGTATTATTAACCACAATCTCTTCCACATTACTTCCTATTGTAGGGGATGTATGTACAACTTCATTCATGGAACTAGGAGGGGAAAAATCCACAAAATTACTGAGGAAGCTAGCTAATCTCATGAATTTGTGCATCAGGGACAAGTCAGCATGACTTCTCTATTTCATACCCCAGTGTTCTTTTTCTGTGAGCTCATACAATGAATCAGTAAAGGATATAAACAGAGCTCAAAATAAATAACGGCTTTAGAACATCACAGATCATTCTGGCAAAGTGTATGAAcaaatattttcctgttttctaagAGCAGGCTCACTACAAAACAATGAGCATGCTTGAAGTTATGTAAAATTCTAGCTCATCACAAACACTTGCTTAAATTTGGAGCTGGCTTATGGTTACTCTACTTGGATCCATATAACTTTTCATTGATTTCATCTATCAAATACCACAAAAGCAGAACAAACTAGAAATAACAATAACTTTAGGCAGTTAATACTCACAACTGGTATAGGATGGTAGTCTTCCCTGCATTGTCCAGCCCAACAATGATAACTTTGTGCTctgaaataaaaaccaacaagAGACTTAGAACATACACATATAGATCCCCTGCTCCACTTTTCATTGTTTCTGTGGTATGTCACTGCATAACACTTTTAAACCTTCTTAGAACTCAAAAACACTCCAACAAGCAAGGAGTGTGCTGTTAGGCTCATTCTCTTTGCCCCTCCTTGCTCTACACAGACACCCCTCATCCTTCCAACAACCTCTCCAGGCCCTCAGAAGCACTTTCTCTTTCTAGGCCTAGGGAAGTCCATGCTTGGCAAAATGTCCCCAAATGGAGTCACAACAACTACAGCTGCCTTAAGTTACCAAAGTTTGATGTGTATATCCGTGTGCTGTGTAAAAAATAAGGAGGAAGAATTCATTCCACAGGTAACCGTAAACCCTCCTGAGTCCACAAACGCAACCCTGCTACTATCCCAGAATACACAAATGCAGGAAGAGTAATACAAAAAATGTGTGACACAGAAGAACCCCAGCATGTACAATACAGACAAATTTTTCACATGAAATTACAAGCCAGGAATGGCCCCAGGTACTTGAGAAGCTAACAGGAAGATCACAAAGTTCTAGGCTGGACCAGGAAATGTGGTAAGAcactctcttaaaaacaaaacaaaacaaacaaacaaacaaaaaacaaaaaaacaagctcaCTTGGCTGACAGTATAGTTCCCTAACCCTGGCTTACTACCTATAAGCTACAGATACTGCCAACCTAACAGCTGCTCCCAAGACTTATGAATTTTAGAttaaatatacttatatataaaactttatttttagtgTGATTATTATAAAACAACAATGACCAATTCTGTCAGggtgaaagtatattttatggaTAAATTAAAATCAGGAAACTCCTGAGAAGCATGGGATTCCAGCCATGTTATAGGCTTCCCGACCATGAATGCTACTTCACATTAGGGCCACATTTGCCTCAGAAACAAACAGCTGGGTTCTGCAGCTGGAGTACCTTTCTTTTGTTAAGTTTCTAACTAGCACAAGTTGGcctttctaattttacttttttccttgCAAATGTAAGCATTACCCATTTGATGATGGATGCTTTCTTCAATTCTGTTAATATAAGCACCCCCAACTGTACTCTAACAACAAGAAAATACCCTAGTAGAATACGGATTTTAAATTAGAGCGTCTTGGACTGGGTGTGGAGGCAattctttaatcacagcactccagaagcagaaacaggtgagttggaggctagcatAGTTTACATGGCAAAAGTACAAACTAGAGCCTTTCTAGAATATCAGTTTAGTTTTAACTTGAAGGAATACATGATTAGCTACAGGTCAAAATTCAGACAGACTTCCAgtactcagaaagaaaaacaaatttataatCATCAGTGAAAGAAAGGGTGTCCTTAAAACATTACAAAAGAAACAGGACCAGTCCAAAAGTAATACAAAATACAAGAATCTATAAAATAACTGTAAAGAATGACTTAACCATGCATGTTTGTGAATAATGTACCCACAGGTGATTAACACATGATCTGTTTTACACAGACCCTAATCACGTAAGGAGGTTATGAGTAGGCATGTTAGCAATGCCATTACTGTTCAAGAGGTTCTGATGCTTTCCTGTCGTTCTTGCTTCCAAAGCCTGTGGTATATTGTGCTAAACATTCTCAATGGTGACAAATCCTTTAACCTCTAAAGATGAATCTGAGTTTTAAAGAGGGTACTTAGCACCATCTTGGTCACCAGAGAAAGGGTAGCCTAGCTTACTGTTAAATGAGGTATGACCCTTATGTAATAAAGAATCGTTACAAAAACTTGTCTCCAGTGACATCTGAATTGAGCTTCTAAAGAGACACTGAATAGGGGAGACACTGGCAGGAAACTATGTGGCTTCCTAAAATAATAGCTTTTATATTAGAAACCCtcatctggttttgtttttttgtttttgttttgttatctttAGCTATGCCTTCAAGAACTTAATTCTAAAACCACTGTTTTTCTTAGCTCCTAGAAGGATTTTCtatatctaaaaacaaaacaaaacaaaacaaaacaaaacaaaaacaaacacaaaacaccaaAAGCCTGAGAGCTttttgggagggaggaggagtcAGACCTGGCCACATGCTGAGCAGACAGAGCAGGCAAGCATACTGAACAGAAACACTGTGCAGTAACAGGGCAGAAGAGGCTCACACACAAGAATTTCATTTGGGCATATGAAGGATGACAGTGTGAGAACCTTTATTAGGAGGCATGGTGGAAAGTTTTTAACAGGTAAGACTATACAAAATGGAAAAATCCAATCATGCTGGATAACAGATTTAGTTGGCAAagagaaccattttttttttttttctattctacaAGACTGGGAATGAGGGAAGCCCTAACAGGCAAAAGTTAGGGTTGGGGAAGAATAAGAAGGTGATGGGACTACCCAAAGTCAGAATCTGTGGAGGCCACATGTCCTTCTGTCCCTTGCTGATAAAGCAGATAGGAGAATGGAGATTACATCACTGGGAACAAGGTGAAATGGGATGAGTATGACAGAGGGTAAATGTCTTAATCCAAATCTCCTAATTCCTTTCTTGGCTAGCCACGAAAATCCAGACAGCTGGTCAGTATACCTAGTCTCCACATTATCCCATCAACTTCCTATTTAATTTTGCTTGCACCATTCTCCACTGTGAAACAGCACTCTTCTAACTTTACAAAATTAACCAAGTCTCACACTACCAccaaatacataaatacacaccCTGACTGAGATTTCTAAACTGTCAACACAGGGAATGGAAGCTAATAACACAGGTTACTGTGACAttatagaaaagaagaaagaagaaactcaaagcaatcatGTGCACAACTTAAGAAACTCTTTCAAAGAGCCACAggctagaaaataaaacaaaacaaacaacaacaaaaattcagaaGTGCAACCTAGAAAAATCTGTAATCCAACAgatcacccccccccacacacacacacacagcctcctgtCTACAAGACGAGGTCACTTCCAACTTTAACAGAGGGGAATGTGTGTACAATAAGCTAGCAAGGACCATATTATATTGGTAGCTTCCTAGATCAAAGATAGGGCGTGTATGAGTCATGATGAGAACTGTAACATTTAGACAGAGTTGTGTAAGATAAGGTGGTAACGCAATAGTCATAAGCCAGCTTGTCCCCGGTATAGGATTAGATCATCCATATGTGTTCTAATACTAAGTCACCCCCCTCATACCCTTTCAGCACTCTGTCCTCCCCATTACCAGATGTAATGGCCTCTATAGAGAATGTAAATTCCAAACACGTGTTAACATTCTGTCTTATAATGTGCTTCAGGACAAATACTCCACAGACCCAAAAATATAGCAAGCATATTAGGAGGTAATGTTACTAAGGTCAAATGTCAATCGAACTTTGGCTGGTCCAGCTCTGACACATGTGATTCACTGCCCTTGCTGCTCTGTgtgacttcatttaaaaggctccGGCACTCAGGAGAGCCCAAACCACACTCTTACTCTCTGCTGGGGTTCTGAGCCTAAGCCAGGCTTTACCTTCCCAATCAACATTGTTTTCTCATAAAAACACTTCTTGTGTttcctccttcattttctttgacacagcCAGGCAGCCTACTAGTCCACTTGTTGTCTACGTCTGTATCCTTCTGACTACCACTCAGTAAActatcaaaaaaaatttaaaaagtaactgtCATTTAAAAACCTCCTCTCTATGAACACACAAAgtcagaaaacacaaacaccatCACCTCAAAACCAAACGAGCCTTACTGGGTCTAGATACGGCAGGCATGTCATTCTATGATATGACCTAGCACAAAACCcataaacttatttaaaatactattaactttttctgactttatttttttagtttgacCATGCAGCTGAGTgtgaactttgtagatgacaaGCTGTGTCCCAATATCAACAGCTCGGACACACCTGCTCAGGCAAAGCTCCATTTGCCACATTCACTACTATTCCCTCATCCAGCACAGAGCCTGAGCAAAGCATGTGCTTAATGAAGTATCTTGTAGTGGACAAAAAAATCTGCCTGGAAGAATACAAGGGTTTGAAAAGTACTATCTAATCAAGCTATTTTATACTAAAAAAGCAATTTAAGAACATTacaaattttattgtttaaaaaaagctaaaaataagcTTGCTAATTTACAGAGCAGTGATAAAACTTTAGGAACAAAGAcctgcatttaaaaaatttctggttgctggagggatggctcagaggttaagaaatttctagggcgggggggggggggaagaaacaATTAAAGATGCAAAATCAGAGACCCATTAGGAGACAGAAATCACGTAGTAGTTTGAGGTTGGGAAGTTTTACAACGGAAGTATCTAGTACCTATTAGAACTAGAGACTAGCAAGAAGATAAAAATTAATCACTATGCCACGCAAGAACCAGGTACTAAGGGTAAAGGTGAATCTGCTGCAAATGGCTTATCTGGAGAGCACACTGTCACCAGGAACACGCACTTCCTCCTGCAATGGCCCTCCAGTGAGCTTGTCTATGTACCCACTGACCACAGAGATTGCGGACAGGGTGCACTGGGACCTAAGAGCCAGTATCCAGAAGAGGTCCAATTGCTCCTTGGGGAGTCaccttcctgctctctctcctgaACGTTTGAACTGCCTTGAAAAGAAGAGCAAAGCCAAGAACAGGCTCCCCAACATCAGGTCTATGCAGAACGAGCAGCTGTATCAGCACTCATTCATAGCTTCAGACAGCCAATGAGCAGAGCGATGACACGAGTCTGTCAAGAAGGAAATTCCTCAACATTTTATAGTCTACATCGATGCCAGAGAGGTTCTCCTTTCGTCCACCACCCTCTGGTAACTGTGTGTGCGCACGTTTAGGGTGGTGGTGGTAAGGACACGCTGGCACTGGAGATCCTTGTTTAAAATCTCAGGCCTATCACTTTAAATGCACGATGCCCAAATGTGTATTTGCAAAACAGAAAGTTTCGAGGAGTAACGCAACTGACGCAGACTAACCAACCGGGGTGAAACACCTGGGATCTGGTGTTGCAAGCCACAAATCCTATCAGCTACTGATTATCCACAGAGAAGGGCTGAGTTCCTTTTCTGCTGCCTTGGACTACAATCAAAGCTTCAGGAAGGCAAGGAgatttgtctgttttgttctctgccttattcccaccacccagagcagtggttctcaatcttcctagtgccatgaccctttaatacagttccccatgttgttctgatgacaaccataaaattcttttcacggctaacttcgtaactgtaattttgctgttatgaattgttaCTTAACCAAACACTGATAACGAGCTCTTTTTTACAGAGTCACTGGTGGCAAGCCTAGATCTAAAGGTTCACAACATGCCAACTGAATCaacagggagaaaaagaaaaaaagatgtcagCGTCTCCTTAAAAGGACCAACAAGCAACAACACACTTGGTTGTTTCCTTGTCCAACTGACAGAAGCCACCCAAGCCTGCTTCTTCTTTCCcagtagcccaggttggccttgaattcactatcTAGCCAGGCCATCCTGAGTGATGGGCTCACAGGTGACCCCACCAcatcctctcttctctcttggtTGGAGGTGGTTTAATGGTGAACGCACTACAATTGGGGCTACCTCCCCCCGcttcagataattttttttatgatGTAAATGAATTACAACATCTAGAATAAAGTTTGAGCTCTACTGAATCACCTAAACATAACCTTGGTTTTCTCGGCTGAGCAGTGGGGCAGTTCACCATCGCTGCTTTAACCGAGCAGGCTGCTCTTTGAGAAGACAGCTGCCACGGTTCTCGGTTCAGCAACATGGCAAACTGCGATTACTCAAAGCCTCTTCCTGCAAGTCTCtgtgaaaagaagacagaaatgtgTCCTGAATCTTCTGTAAAATAAACACACGAAAGACAGGCTTGGCTTATGTGTGCCATTTAACACAGGTCCAAAACGCCAACAAGGGTCTGGACTGAGCAGTGAACACCATGAAGCTACTGTGCTGGGGACAGACTGTTTATCGTGGAACATATCATTTCTTCACAATTTCACTATCCTGAATGGTATGATCCTAGAAACTGAACTCTAGTCATTCTCTTGTTAATCTTCAAGCACAGAGTCAATGTTCAGGCAAACTACTACAAAATGCAGATCATAAGTTCTGTAGTGATACCAAACACATTCCTGTTAACTGCCTGCAACCAGCTGGGCTTCTTTTAAAGTTCGAATTCATTTTTAAGTTACAGAGACAGTTTTATCATTGACTCAAAGAAGAA of Meriones unguiculatus strain TT.TT164.6M chromosome 8, Bangor_MerUng_6.1, whole genome shotgun sequence contains these proteins:
- the Arl5a gene encoding ADP-ribosylation factor-like protein 5A, translating into MGILFTRIWRLFNHQEHKVIIVGLDNAGKTTILYQFSMNEVVHTSPTIGSNVEEIVVNNTRFLMWDIGGQESLRSSWNTYYTNTEFVIVVVDSTDRERISVTREELYKMLAHEDLRKAGLLIFANKQDVKECMTVAEISQFLKLTSIKDHQWHIQACCALTGEGLCQGLEWMMSRLKIR